The Paenibacillus sp. JQZ6Y-1 DNA window TCGCTCCAACAATGCTACTGCTTCCACGCTGCCATGTATATGTTCCCACTGCTGCAATTCTACTGGACGCTTATAGCCCATCAGCATTGCCGTCAGCGCTTGAATATCCAGCTGAATCCCACTGTATTGTTGAATATCCTCCTGCACATCATCCGGTAGTTCCTCATGTTGAACAACCTGAGCATGACCATCTTCATCAATCAGTACATCCCAAATCCCCTGATTCCATGAACAAACCGAATCCGTCACATCCACCCGAATGCTTTCTACAATACCCTTTTCAAAAGGATACTGCTCCAAAAACTCCTTCACACTCACAATACGAGCCATAAAATAAGGCACAATCTTCTGCTCAATGCGCGGATCATGCAGCAAATATGGCAACGCATCGTCCGCCGGTGCCTGCAACTTCACCTGATCCACCATCGAATCGTGATTAGCGATATACGTCCAAAGCGCGCGACGCGCCTGCTCATCCAAATAAACGAGTTCTCGAATATGCAACTCCCGCTCCTTCACCGTATACAGCACATACCCTCTAGCAGCTTCATATTCATCGTAATATACCGCCGTTTTCAAACCATCCGGCTTCAAGACCGTAGCTTCCCACCAATGTGCATCGCGTACCAAGGTTCCGTTGTAACGACTAGCATACTCCGCATATATCGAAGCCAATACCTTGTGATCTTTTAAGCCGCGACGTATCTGTCCTTCGGTCTGCACCTTTTTTGGTAATAAGGCAGTAGGAATATGGTACGTTTTGTACTCAATATATAACTCCCAGCCATACTTACGGTAAAAAGGAAAATAAAACGGATGTAAAAAGGATACTGTCTGCCCCGATTCCTTCATAA harbors:
- a CDS encoding GNAT family N-acetyltransferase, translated to MDIRQLRDEDFEQKLELSMYAFQYEASVERRAELRKMFQPERVWGAFEGDELQAQLTLLPLQTYINGKVFEMGGIAGVSTWPENRRQGLVDQLLRHTLKFMKESGQTVSFLHPFYFPFYRKYGWELYIEYKTYHIPTALLPKKVQTEGQIRRGLKDHKVLASIYAEYASRYNGTLVRDAHWWEATVLKPDGLKTAVYYDEYEAARGYVLYTVKERELHIRELVYLDEQARRALWTYIANHDSMVDQVKLQAPADDALPYLLHDPRIEQKIVPYFMARIVSVKEFLEQYPFEKGIVESIRVDVTDSVCSWNQGIWDVLIDEDGHAQVVQHEELPDDVQEDIQQYSGIQLDIQALTAMLMGYKRPVELQQWEHIHGSVEAVALLERRIPRRATYLMDFF